The Nerophis lumbriciformis linkage group LG05, RoL_Nlum_v2.1, whole genome shotgun sequence genome contains a region encoding:
- the hdac8 gene encoding histone deacetylase 8: MSLKGDSVNHSYSKRNVAYVFSQEYIETCDSLSKVPNRASMVHSLIEAYGLLKHMSIVKPQVASIEDMAMFHTDSYLEHLHKISQDGDNDDPQSVDYGLGYDCPVVEGIFEYAAAVGGATLTAAQCLLDQTSDVAINWAGGWHHAKKDEASGFCYVNDIVLGILKLREKYDRVLYVDVDLHHGDGVEDAFSFTSKVMTVSLHKFSPGFFPGTGDVADTGLGKGRWYAINVPLEDGIQDDRYFQVFTSVMSEVHVQFNPEAVVMQLGADTMAGDPMCSFNMTPVGVANCLQYVLQWHLPTLLLGGGGYNLANTARCWTYLTAAVLGKPLASDIPDHEFFTEYVPDYSLEISPSCRPDRNDSKHLDQVIKTIKGNLKNVV; the protein is encoded by the exons ATGAGTTTGAAAGGAGACAGCGTTAACCACAGCTACAGCAAACGGAATGTTGCGTATGTTTTTAGCCAGGAATACATTGAAACTTGCGATTCGTTATCCAAAGTGCCAAACCGG GCGAGTATGGTCCACTCACTGATAGAAGCCTATGGACTCCTCAAACATATGAG CATTGTAAAACCTCAAGTGGCTTCTATAGAGGACATGGCCATGTTCCACACAGACTCCTACCTGGAGCATCTTCACAAGATCAGCCAGGATGGAGACAATGATGACCCACAGTCAGTTGACTATGGCCTGG GTTACGACTGTCCAGTGGTGGAGGGTATATTTGAGTATGCCGCAGCAGTAGGGGGCGCTACGCTCACAGCCGCCCAGTGCCTGCTGGACCAGACGAGCGACGTGGCCATCAACTGGGCGGGGGGGTGGCACCACGCCAAGAA GGACGAGGCGTCGGGCTTCTGCTACGTGAATGACATCGTGTTAGGGATTCTTAAGCTGCGGGAGAAATATGATCGAGTCCTTTACGTGGACGTGGACCTGCATCACGGAGACG GTGTGGAGGATGCCTTCAGCTTCACGTCTAAAGTCATGACGGTCTCCCTGCACAAGTTCTCCCCGGGATTCTTCCCAG gtacaGGGGATGTGGCCGATACCGGATTGGGTAAGGGCCGCTGGTACGCCATCAATGTGCCACTGGAGGACGGCATCCAGGACGACCGATACTTCCAAGTTTTCACCAG CGTGATGTCGGAAGTGCATGTGCAGTTCAACCCAGAGGCGGTAGTGATGCAGCTTGGAGCAGACACCATGGCGGGCGACCCCATGTGTTCTTTTAACATGACCCCGGTGGGCGTGGCTAACTGCCTACAATATGTTCTGCAGTGGCACCTGCCGACGCTGCTGTTGGGAGGAG GGGGCTACAACCTCGCCAACACGGCTCGCTGCTGGACCTACCTGACTGCAGCAGTTCTGGGAAAGCCCCTTGCCTCAGATATTCCGGACCATGAG TTTTTCACAGAATACGTGCCAGACTATTCACTGGAGATCAGCCCGAGCTGTCGACCCGACCGCAACGACAGCAAACACCTGGACCAGGTCATCAAGACCATCAAAg GGAATCTAAAGAATGTGGTTTAG